One window of the Megalops cyprinoides isolate fMegCyp1 chromosome 2, fMegCyp1.pri, whole genome shotgun sequence genome contains the following:
- the sac3d1 gene encoding SAC3 domain-containing protein 1 yields MSRKTNYRIGSHSRRRGGGRAGGREWRQEQYEEENNEGVQSKAEPSEPRGTCMSMCPARELREREAQRRLHRFEMLAGTERDRMPKADPSRTVKEYSRPAAGKDSTRPSDLRPPSVLLKTVHFLVDDIAASPTLQPWNEVYDFVFDRLRCVRQDMVIQRVSGPECVAVLERTVRFLLYASYRLCEEPLRLYDPRINDTHLQECLSWLLDCYSSGEHQHQEEFQALNLLYNLGSARALQRALELPKRVRTSPAVCLALEVNRAHLERNPVRVLCMARRLDFLQSCALHRHLGACRRELLMLYSHGHSSRNCRFPLQHLSYLLALERPRTAQLCQAHGVAVSGDWVAFSKTSYTETPLGDIPSCLSPELVDKKQGDRTVSEVIHGCA; encoded by the exons ATGAGCAGGAAAACAAACTATCGCAT TGGCTCCCACtcccgcaggagaggaggggggcgggctGGAGGCAGGGAATGGCGGCAGGAGCAGTATGAAGAGGAGAACAATGAAGGAGTGCAGAGCAAGGCTGAGCCGTCTGAGCCCAGGGGTACGTGCATGTCAATGTGCCCCGCCCGTGAGCTCCGGGAGAGGGAGGCGCAGAGGCGATTGCACCGTTTTGAGATGCTAGCAGGCACGGAGAGGGACCGGATGCCTAAGGCTGACCCATCTCGTACCGTGAAGGAATACTCGCGTCCCGCGGCAGGCAAGGATTCCACGCGACCCAGTGACCTGCGTCCCCCTTCCGTGCTGCTCAAGACCGTGCATTTCCTGGTCGATGACATCGCGGCCTcccccacactgcagccatgGAACGAG GTTTATGACTTTGTCTTTGACCGTCTGCGCTGCGTACGTCAGGATATGGTCATCCAGAGGGTGTCTGGGCCAGAGTGCGTGGCTGTGCTAGAGCGCACTGTACGCTTCCTGCTCTACGCCTCGTATCGGCTATGTGAAGAACCACTGCGGCTCTATGACCCACGTATCAATGACACACACCTGCAAGAGTGTCTGAGCTGGCTGCTGGACTGTTATTCCAGTGGAGAGCACCAGCACCAGGAGGAGTTCCAGGCCCTCAACCTGCTCTACAACCTGG GTTCTGCCCGTGCTCTGCAGCGTGCTCTGGAGTTGCCGAAGCGGGTGCGTACATCTCCAGCAGTGTGCCTAGCGCTGGAGGTTAACCGGGCCCATCTGGAGCGCAATCCGGTGCGGGTTCTCTGCATGGCGCGGAGGCTGGACTTCCTGCAGAGCTGTGCGCTGCACCGTCACCTGGGGGCCTGCCGCAGAGAGCTGCTGATGCTCTACAGCCACGGACACAGCAGTCGCAACTGCCGCTTCCCCCTCCAGCACCTCTCCTACCTCTTGGCCCTGGAACGACCCCGTACTGCTCAGCTGTGCCAGGCTCATGGAGTGGCTGTCAGTGGTGACTGGGTTGCCTTCTCCAAGACATCCTACACAGAGACTCCTCTTGGAGATATTCCGAGCTGCCTCTCCCCTGAACTGGTAGACAAGAAGCAGGGTGACAGAACTGTGAGTGAAGTCATTCATGGCTGTGCTTAA
- the rex1bd gene encoding required for excision 1-B domain-containing protein, with protein MLGETVMSPNVTDFKQLVQRFYVLQAERVEAYRLFEEGHEAYLRTGPHYDFEHYKQLVHEITQAFSGISKEVLEIKERLHQDFDRPDLSEHIEKLQIKEKQKLELTAKLQLAKQNAQDHPEDEGCQERIQEIRQDIIKNKEALSEILQDFKYDSEECE; from the exons aTGTTAGGGGAGACTGTCATG TCACCGAACGTTACAGATTTTAAACAATTGGTCCAGAGATTCTACGTCCTTCAAGCTGAACGGGTAGAAGCTTACAGACTTTTTGAGGA GGGCCATGAGGCATACCTGAGAACTGGACCCCACTATGATTTTGAGCACTACAAACAGCTGGTTCATGAGATAACCCAGGCATTCAGTGGGATATCAAAAGAGGTGCTGGAGATCAAGGAGCGACTGCACCAAGACTTTGATCGGCCAGATCTCTCAGAGCATATAGAGAAGCTGCAGATCAAGGAGAAGCAGAAGCTGGAACTG ACAGCCAAGCTGCAGCTGGCAAAGCAGAACGCCCAAGATCACCCAGAAGATGAGGGCTGTCAAGAGAGGATCCAGGAAATCAGACAGGA tataataaaaaacaaggaAGCGCTGAGTGAGATTCTGCAGGACTTCAAATACGACTCTGAGGAGTGTGAGTGA
- the crlf1b gene encoding cytokine receptor-like factor 1b isoform X1: protein MITLLFLVMFVPRVLSSSTQVAAIFPQDPVLRVGSSLTATCSVSAELGIHASTLFWTLNGKRLPSSTYSVLGPTALSVTLSRLNGSRQQSGDNLVCHNSGGHVLAGSCLYVGMPPEKPVNLTCWSRNTKDLSCKWAPGGQGETFIRTKYTLKYKLRWYGREKGCEDYNVGQPYTCYIPRDLALFTPYEIWVEAANQLGTATSDVITLDVLDVVTTDPPADVHVSRVGELEDQLSVRWGTPPALKDFLFQAKYQIRYRLEDSTDWKVVDDIGNQTSCRLAGLRSGTVYFVQVRCNPVGIYGSRKAGIWSDWSNPTAASTPHGERLLSGSCDPKSGEQNSTLRRELKQFFGWVRKHAYGCSGMSIKLYDQWRVWLQKSHKTRNQILQGDKS, encoded by the exons ATGATCACCTTGTTGTTCCTCGTGATGTTTGTTCCTCGTGTGCTATCTTCTTCGACAC AGGTGGCGGCCATCTTTCCCCAGGACCCAGTGCTACGCGTTGGTTCCAGCCTCACAGCGACTTGCTCGGTTAGCGCCGAGCTGGGGATTCACGCCAGCACACTTTTCTGGACCCTCAATGGGAAACGTCTGCCCAGCAGCACCTACAGCGTGCTGGGCCCCACTGCGCTGAGCGTCACCCTGTCCCGGCTCAATGGCTCGCGGCAGCAATCTGGGGACAACCTGGTGTGTCACAACAGCGGAGGGCATGTGCTGGCAGGGTCCTGTCTCTATGTTGGCA TGCCTCCTGAGAAGCCAGTCAACCTGACCTGTTGGTCCCGAAACACCAAAGACCTCAGCTGCAAGTGGGCCcctggggggcagggagagacctTCATTAGAACCAAATACACCCTGAAGTATAAACTAAG GTGGTATGGCCGAGAGAAGGGATGTGAAGACTACAACGTCGGGCAACCCTACACTTGCTACATCCCCCGTGACTTGGCCCTCTTCACGCCGTATGAGATCTGGGTGGAGGCAGCCAATCAGCTAGGAACTGCCACCTCTGACGTCATCACCTTAGATGTCCTAGACGTGG TGACCACAGACCCCCCGGCTGATGTCCATGTGAGCCGTGTGGGGGAGTTGGAAGACCAGCTGAGTGTGCGCTGGGGCACCCCGCCTGCTCTCAAGGACTTCCTATTTCAAGCAAAGTACCAAATCCGCTACCGCCTGGAGGACAGCACAGACTGGAag GTGGTGGATGACATTGGGAATCAGACATCCTGCAGGCTGGCTGGTCTGAGGTCAGGTACGGTGTACTTTGTCCAGGTGCGCTGCAACCCAGTGGGCATCTACGGCTCCAGGAAGGCAGGGATCTGGAGTGACTGGAGCAACCCAACAGCTGCTTCCACGCCCCACGGTG AGCGGCTGCTGAGCGGGTCGTGTGACCCCAAGTCTGGGGAGCAGAACTCCACGCTGCGGAGGGAGCTGAAGCAGTTCTTCGGCTGGGTGCGCAAACACGCCTATGGCTGCAGCGGCATGAGCATCAAGCTGTACGACCAATGGCGCGTCTGGCTGCAGAAATCCCACAAAACACGCAACCAG attcTACAAGGCGATAAATCATAG
- the crlf1b gene encoding cytokine receptor-like factor 1b isoform X2, giving the protein MITLLFLVMFVPRVLSSSTQVAAIFPQDPVLRVGSSLTATCSVSAELGIHASTLFWTLNGKRLPSSTYSVLGPTALSVTLSRLNGSRQQSGDNLVCHNSGGHVLAGSCLYVGMPPEKPVNLTCWSRNTKDLSCKWAPGGQGETFIRTKYTLKYKLRWYGREKGCEDYNVGQPYTCYIPRDLALFTPYEIWVEAANQLGTATSDVITLDVLDVVTTDPPADVHVSRVGELEDQLSVRWGTPPALKDFLFQAKYQIRYRLEDSTDWKVVDDIGNQTSCRLAGLRSGTVYFVQVRCNPVGIYGSRKAGIWSDWSNPTAASTPHGERLLSGSCDPKSGEQNSTLRRELKQFFGWVRKHAYGCSGMSIKLYDQWRVWLQKSHKTRNQVDSTRR; this is encoded by the exons ATGATCACCTTGTTGTTCCTCGTGATGTTTGTTCCTCGTGTGCTATCTTCTTCGACAC AGGTGGCGGCCATCTTTCCCCAGGACCCAGTGCTACGCGTTGGTTCCAGCCTCACAGCGACTTGCTCGGTTAGCGCCGAGCTGGGGATTCACGCCAGCACACTTTTCTGGACCCTCAATGGGAAACGTCTGCCCAGCAGCACCTACAGCGTGCTGGGCCCCACTGCGCTGAGCGTCACCCTGTCCCGGCTCAATGGCTCGCGGCAGCAATCTGGGGACAACCTGGTGTGTCACAACAGCGGAGGGCATGTGCTGGCAGGGTCCTGTCTCTATGTTGGCA TGCCTCCTGAGAAGCCAGTCAACCTGACCTGTTGGTCCCGAAACACCAAAGACCTCAGCTGCAAGTGGGCCcctggggggcagggagagacctTCATTAGAACCAAATACACCCTGAAGTATAAACTAAG GTGGTATGGCCGAGAGAAGGGATGTGAAGACTACAACGTCGGGCAACCCTACACTTGCTACATCCCCCGTGACTTGGCCCTCTTCACGCCGTATGAGATCTGGGTGGAGGCAGCCAATCAGCTAGGAACTGCCACCTCTGACGTCATCACCTTAGATGTCCTAGACGTGG TGACCACAGACCCCCCGGCTGATGTCCATGTGAGCCGTGTGGGGGAGTTGGAAGACCAGCTGAGTGTGCGCTGGGGCACCCCGCCTGCTCTCAAGGACTTCCTATTTCAAGCAAAGTACCAAATCCGCTACCGCCTGGAGGACAGCACAGACTGGAag GTGGTGGATGACATTGGGAATCAGACATCCTGCAGGCTGGCTGGTCTGAGGTCAGGTACGGTGTACTTTGTCCAGGTGCGCTGCAACCCAGTGGGCATCTACGGCTCCAGGAAGGCAGGGATCTGGAGTGACTGGAGCAACCCAACAGCTGCTTCCACGCCCCACGGTG AGCGGCTGCTGAGCGGGTCGTGTGACCCCAAGTCTGGGGAGCAGAACTCCACGCTGCGGAGGGAGCTGAAGCAGTTCTTCGGCTGGGTGCGCAAACACGCCTATGGCTGCAGCGGCATGAGCATCAAGCTGTACGACCAATGGCGCGTCTGGCTGCAGAAATCCCACAAAACACGCAACCAGGTAG attcTACAAGGCGATAA